The following is a genomic window from Lactococcus carnosus.
AATCAAGAACTTGCTAGGAAACTGACGCCTATACTAAATAGATCAGATGTGAAAAATTATCTGGGTAATTTAAAGGGGACAAATCAGACTGGTTTTGATACCAGTATTAAATTACCAGGTAATAAGCAAGCCTATATTATGGTTAGGCGTACAAATGACCCTAAAGGCAACGGTATTGGCGGTTATACAGAAATTAGCTTTCCAAATAAAGTTGTGCAAACTAAGGCGACTTTACCAGTTAAACCTGTTAAACCAAGTCAACCCGCTAAACCAAGTCAACCTGTTAAACCGAGTCAACCTGCTAAACCAAGTCAGCCTGTCAAACCAAGTCAACCTGCTAAAATAGATTTAACAGGAACAAATGACACGCAAAAAGCATGGTTTAATGCGCTTTATGCAAGCGCACAGCAATTAGCAAAAGCTAATGACCTATTCCCATCTGTTATGATGAGCCAAGCCATTGCAGAAAGTGCTTGGGGACAGAGTGAACTTGCTAAAACTGGCAATAATTTATTCGGTGTTAAGGCTGATCCTAGTTGGACTGGTGCAGTTGTGAATAGGTTAACGCTTGAAAATACAACGGCTGCTAATCAAACAGTTACAGGCTATAGGACTGAGGCAGAAGGTAGGGCAGGTAAACCAGCTACAACTTTTGTACTAGCTAATAAAGGGACACCTTATTACATCTATACTGGCTTCCGAAAGTATGCTAGCCAATCAGAGTCTTTAAGAGACTATGTGACCAAGATAAAAACAACAGTAAATGGCTCAACCTATCGTTATCAAGGTGCTTGGCGCAGTAAGGCGGGTAGTTATCAAAATGCAGCTCATGCATTAAAATTAGGTGGCTACGCAACTGCTCCAGACTATGCCACTAATTTAACTAATCGGATTGAAAAATATAAACTATATGTGTTAGATTAAAGTTTTGTTTATCAAAGAAGGTGAGCAATCGTGCGATAAGCATGTCTTTGTAATACTATGTTAATAAATTAAAAACTGATTGCCGTTTGCTAGCAATCAGTTTTTATTATAGTAAAGAGGTGGCTTAAAAGGTGTTACCGCGAATTAAGTCAACAGTACTGCGATCCAATTTCTTCACAATTTCTTGTAAAAAGGCTTGAGCAGTATCAAAGTCTTCTAGTGAAAATAGGGTTTGGTGGCTATGAATATAGCGTGCACAAACACCGATCGTTGTTGAAGGGATACCAGATTGTTTTAAATGTGCAGCTCCAGCATCTGTCCCACCTTTTGAGACATAATACTGATATTTGACACCTGCTGATTCTGCTGTGTCTAATAAGAAATCACGCATGGTAGGGAGTAAAATATGTCCTGGGTCAAAAATACGCATGAGGGTACCCTCACCGATACGTCCGTCAGCACTTGCATCAAAGGTGTCTTGAGCTGGTGAGCAATCTACGGCGAAAAACAGATCAGGGTTGAATTTTGTAGTAGACACGTGAGCCCCTCGAAGCCCAACTTCTTCTTGGACATTTGCGCCAGCGATAAGGGTATTTGGTAACTGTATATTCTCTGTAGTCAAGTGTGCTAAAAGTTCGTTTACCATCAAGCAACCATAGCGGTTGTCCCAAGACTTACTGATGACATTTTTTTGATTGGCAGTGAGAATTGTTTCTGATTGTGGGACGATGACTGCACCGGGATGTACACCAAAATGTTCTGCTTCGGCCTTATCTGAGAAACCAGCATCGAAAATGATATCTTCAACTTTTGGTAATGTAGCAGCACCACCTGCGCCACGCATCAAATGAGGTGGAATACCGCCTGTGATGATGGGGATCGTAATGTTATTTCTAGCAAATAACGTGAAGCGCTGGGCAGAGATAACAAGTGGATTCCAACCACCTAAGGCAACCACACGTAAGGTACCATCAGGTTTGATCATACTAACCATGAAGCCGACTTCATCCATGTGACCTGCTACCATTATTCTTGGGGCGTTTTCTGATTTTGCATGTTTAATGCCAAAAATCCCACCGAGTCCATCTGTTTGGACGTCATCTACATGAGGGGTTATCTGCTTTCGCATAAACGCTTGCATCGGC
Proteins encoded in this region:
- the pepA gene encoding glutamyl aminopeptidase, which produces MSITFEKIKEITEIQATSGFEKPMQAFMRKQITPHVDDVQTDGLGGIFGIKHAKSENAPRIMVAGHMDEVGFMVSMIKPDGTLRVVALGGWNPLVISAQRFTLFARNNITIPIITGGIPPHLMRGAGGAATLPKVEDIIFDAGFSDKAEAEHFGVHPGAVIVPQSETILTANQKNVISKSWDNRYGCLMVNELLAHLTTENIQLPNTLIAGANVQEEVGLRGAHVSTTKFNPDLFFAVDCSPAQDTFDASADGRIGEGTLMRIFDPGHILLPTMRDFLLDTAESAGVKYQYYVSKGGTDAGAAHLKQSGIPSTTIGVCARYIHSHQTLFSLEDFDTAQAFLQEIVKKLDRSTVDLIRGNTF